Genomic window (Polaromonas sp. JS666):
ATCGTTGGGTCCGGCATCACCGACGACGCGGCCGCCGCATCTCACCCGATCGGCGTCAGAGATTCGTGCAAGTAGCCACCGACTGGCTGCGATTCATGGGGCGCCTGCAGTTGCCGCCTGCGAAGCCCGGGGCCGGCACTGATCTCATTGACGAGTTTGCCAGGCACATGCAGCGAGAGCGTGGCTTGTCCCCGATCACCATCAACAACCGCTGCTGGCATGTTCGAGCATTCCTGACCTGGCTCGCCGAGCAACACCGTGGCGCCGAAGACGCCACCTTGCACCAAGTGGATGCCTTCTTGTCGATGAGAGGCGTGCAGGGTTGGTGCCGGGCGTCCATCGCGACGGCTGCCACTGCCCTGCGATCCTTCTATGCCCACATGACCGCGACGGGTCGTTGCGCAGAAGGCTTCGTCGCCGGGATCGAGGGGCCACCCCTGTTCAAGCAGGAAGCGCTGGCTGTCGGTCCATGCTGGGATGACGTTCAGCGGTTGATCGCCAGCACCGACACGGATCAACCCCGGGACATCCGCGACCGAGTCATTCTGATGCTACTTGCGATCTATGGCCTGCGGCGAGGCGAGGTGGTTGCGCTGACTCTGGACGACATCGACTGGGAGCGTGACATCCTTCACGTCGCACGTCCCAAGCAGCGTTGCAAGCACGACTACCCGCTGACCACCGAGGTCGGCAATGCGATCCTTCGCTATGTGCGTGAGGTGCGACCGCGCTGCGCCTCGCGCAGGCTGTTCTTGACGCTCAAGGCACCGCTGGTGCCGCTGGCGCCAAATGGCTTGCATCACGCTGTGGCGTCGCGCCTGGAGGCACTGGGTATCCGCTGTCCCCGAACGGGACCTCATGCGTTGCGCCATGCCTGCGCAACTCATCTTGTGGCCGAAGGCCTGTCTCTCAAGCAGATTGGCGATCATCTCGGCCACCGCAGTGCCTCCGCCACGCGCACCTACGCCAAGGTGGATCTCGTTGGCCTGCGTCAGGTTGCCGACTTCAGTCTGGGGGGACTGCTATGAAGATCGAGCAAGCCGTCGCGACCTACGTGGGCTACAAGCAATCTCTGGGGATGCGCTTCGCGACCCAGGCGCGCATGCTGAAGTCATTCAGCAAGAGTCTGGGAAGCATCGAAGTCGACCGGATCGGGCCGGAGTCGGTGCGTGCCTTCCTCGATGGCAACGGGCCGATGACGCGGTACTGGCATTGCAAGTTCGGCACCCTTGCCGGCTTCTATCGCTTCTGCCTCGCCCGCGGGTACGTCTCCAGCGTGCCGCTGCCCACCACAGAGCCGAGGTGTCCCCAGACGTTTACGCCCTACATTTACTCGGAGGATGAGATCAAGCGGCTCCTGCAGGCCGCCGCTGGTCGTGCTTTCTGCAAAATCGATGCGCACACCAGCCGAACCCAGCTCTTGTTGCTCTACGCAACGGGACTGCGTATCAGTGAAGCGCTGAATCTGAACCTGGCCGACGTCGACCTGAACGACCGTGTCCTCTACGTGCGCAGGTCCAAGTTCTACAAGACACGACTCGTGCCCATAGGCACCGACCTGACACAGGTCTTGCGCGAGTACGCGCGGCGACGTTACAAGCGTTCGCCGCTGGATCCCGACGCGCCGTTCTTGCTGACATCTCGAGGTGAGCGCGTCTCGCGGGCGGGCGCCGAGCAAGCCTTCCGTCAGATGCGATCGCAAGCCAAGGTCCGTCGC
Coding sequences:
- a CDS encoding tyrosine-type recombinase/integrase; the protein is MFENLYRYSRVLARHLDGPAAEERDRFVAHFAASGATRDSVSNLASELLVVAQRLDVSGTRAVTPEEVASVADRWVRHHRRRGRRISPDRRQRFVQVATDWLRFMGRLQLPPAKPGAGTDLIDEFARHMQRERGLSPITINNRCWHVRAFLTWLAEQHRGAEDATLHQVDAFLSMRGVQGWCRASIATAATALRSFYAHMTATGRCAEGFVAGIEGPPLFKQEALAVGPCWDDVQRLIASTDTDQPRDIRDRVILMLLAIYGLRRGEVVALTLDDIDWERDILHVARPKQRCKHDYPLTTEVGNAILRYVREVRPRCASRRLFLTLKAPLVPLAPNGLHHAVASRLEALGIRCPRTGPHALRHACATHLVAEGLSLKQIGDHLGHRSASATRTYAKVDLVGLRQVADFSLGGLL
- a CDS encoding tyrosine-type recombinase/integrase gives rise to the protein MKIEQAVATYVGYKQSLGMRFATQARMLKSFSKSLGSIEVDRIGPESVRAFLDGNGPMTRYWHCKFGTLAGFYRFCLARGYVSSVPLPTTEPRCPQTFTPYIYSEDEIKRLLQAAAGRAFCKIDAHTSRTQLLLLYATGLRISEALNLNLADVDLNDRVLYVRRSKFYKTRLVPIGTDLTQVLREYARRRYKRSPLDPDAPFLLTSRGERVSRAGAEQAFRQMRSQAKVRRHDGGRYQPRLHDLRHTAAVTRLVRWYREGVDVQRLLPQLATYLGHVHISGTQCYLSMTPELLQQASARFEQFALGETSHA